AAATCCCCATATTAAAACTTCTAGGTTGAAATTTATCAATAGAAGTTTTTCCACCTCGAATACCACCTGTTGTTAAAAAGGAAGTCATCGCATAATTAATGGCCTTTTGAACTAGGATAAATGATTCGTGCGCCGCATCAGGACCTCCATAACAGTCCACAAAATCTATTTCTAAGGCATTATGAACTTCTGAAAGGTATTGTGGTGGCAAAATACAGTCCGAATCTAGCACTATAAAATAATTACCCTTTGCCCTTTTCATTCCATAATTACGAGAATCTCCAGGACCACTATTGGCCTTTTTAAAGTAGGTGATCGCTAAAGAATCAGTATAGTCTAAGAGTATATTCTCTGAACTTAGGGTAGAACCATCTTCAATAATTACCACTTCGAAAGGCTGCTTATAGGTTTGTAATAACAAACTATCTAAAAGTTCTTTAATTTCGTTAGGCCGGTTGTAAACGGGAATAATAAAGGAAAAAAATAAATTCATTTGCTATAGCTATAAACATAAAAGCCACTCGAAGGTTCGAATGGCTTTTGGTTTGTATGTATACTTTTTAGTTTGTAAAATAATCTATAACCTCTTGACTTACCCCAGTGTTTGAAAAACCACCATCATGAAATAAATTCTGCATGGTTACTTTTTTCGTAAGGTCTGAAAACAAACTTACGGTGTAATCAGCACAATCTTGTGCAGACGCATTACCTAAAGGTGACATTTTTTCAGCATAACTGATAAAACCATCAAAACCTTTAACACCCTGGCCTGCCGTAGTTGGTGTGGGCGATTGAGAAATAGTATTTACGCGTACGTTTTTCTCTTTTCCGAAAAAGTACCCAAAACTACGTGCTACAGACTCTAAATAAGCTTTGTTATCTGCCATGTCATTGTAATCTGGAAAGGTACGTTGCGCCGCCATATAGGTTAAAGCCACAATACTACCCCACTCATTCATAGCATCAGCTTTGTACAAGGTCTGCATTACTTTATGAAATGAAAGTGCAGAAACATCCCAGCCTTTAGCCGTAAAATCATAATTTTCATCGGTATAATGTTTTCCTTTACGAACATTTACCGACATACCTATGGAGTGTAAAACAAAATCTAATTTACCTCCTAAAATTTCAGTGGCTTTTTCGACTAGGTTTTGTAGATCTTCTTGACTTGTAGCATCTGCAGGAATAATTTGAGAGCCTGTTTTTTTCGCAAGTTCATCTATTTGACCCATTCGCATCGCTATTGGTGCATTCGTTAACACAAAAGTGCCTCCCTCTGCGTGAACGCGTTCTGCTGTTTTCCAAGCGATAGAATTTTGATCTAAGGCGCCAAAGATGATCCCTTTTTTTCCTTTTAATAGGTTATATGCCATTTTTTATGTTTTTGTATTCTATTTTAATGCTGTAAAGATATTAAAATTTCAATACTATTTATTCTTCTGTGTATTTCTGATTGTATCTTGTATTTATTAGCCTAATAATTGTTTCGCGTGGGCTACTGCAGAATCTGAGATATTTTTACCTCCTAACATTTCTGCCAATTCTATAATACGCTCATCGCTACTCAGCTTTTTCATTTTGGTATTGGTTATCATCCCTTCCTCCTCTTTAAAAACTTTAAAGTGACTTGCCCCTTTTGCCGCCACCTGCGGTAAATGGGTAATTGAAAAAACTTGCATTGTAGTGCTCATGGCTTGCATAATGTCTCCCATTTTGTTGGAAATTTCTCCAGAAACTCCAGTATCAATTTCATCAAACATCATCGTAGGTAATTGCTCATACCGTGCTAATATGGCTTTAATCGTTAACATTATTCTTGATAATTCGCCACCTGAGGCTACTTTCTTTAAATCGCCATAACTTGAGCCTTTATTGGCCGCAAAAAGAAAAAGCAAGGCGTCTTTACCCTTGTTCGTAAATATTTCAGAAGGATGAATTTCTATTTTAAAGCTAGCGCTTGGCATTCCTAGTTGAGAAAGACTTTCCGTTAACTGTTTTTGTAATACTGGAATTATTTTTATGCGATTTTCTCTTATTTTTAAAGCAATAGCCTCCAAATCCTTTTCTTTAGTGACTAGCTCTTGTGTTGCTTTTTTAATATCTAAAGCTACATTTTCTGTTGCGCTCACTTTTTCTGACAAACTTTCTCGTATGGCAATGAGCTCCGCAATATCCGTGGCTCCATGCTTTTTTTGAAGATTATATAAAAGTTGGAGCTTGCTGTTTATTTCCTCTAAAAGCAAAGGATTAGCTTCTGTTTTTTCTTGTAAAACATCCAACTCCGAAGAAATATCATCCAATTCTAAAAATGCAGATAAAATTCGTTCATTTAAGGTTTCGAATTGGCTTCCAAAAGTGGCCAATTTGTTCGATGCTAGTTTCAATTCGGTCATCGCGGTTAGAACACCCACCTGTTCATCATTTAACAACTGGTGCCCTTTGGAGAGTTGCTCAACAATAGTTTCCACATTACTTAATTGCTCGTATTGTTCCTCTAATTCTTCAATAACCCCTTGCTTTAAAGGTGCCGTTTCTAATTCTTTTAAGAGGTGACTATTGTATTCATATTCTTTTGTGGCATTTTCTTGAAAAGCCAACAGCTTTTTTAAAGATTTTTCGGACTTCTGGTACGATACCAATTGATCGCCATAAACAAGTAACAATGCGCTATTATCTGCTAAAGCATCAATAACTTTTAGTTGAAAATCATTATCGGCTAATTGTAAGGTTTGATGTTGAGAATGTATGTCGATTAAACTGTCCCCTAATTGCGATAAAACATCAAGTGTAACAGGAGAATCATTGATAAAGGCTCTTGATTTACCACTTGGTAATATTTCTCTTCGAATAATAGTTTTAGGCTCGTAATCTAAATCGTTTTCCTCAAAAAAGGTTTTTAAGTCATATTTTTCAACGTCAAAATTTGCTTCAATGATACACTTTGTAGTTGCGTCACGCAAAGCGCCCAAATCAGCCCTATTTCCCAAAACCAAGCCAAGACCGCCCAATAAAATAGATTTTCCTGCGCCAGTTTCACCAGTAATAATAGTAAAACCGTTTGTAAAAGACACCTTGAGGTGGTCTATCAAAGCATAATTCTGTATGGAGAGTGAGTTCAGCAATTCTAAAAAGTATTTTGTAGCGCAAAGATAAATTATATTCGCTTAGTTGAAAATATTTAAAAGGTTTGCCTGAAAAAAATGTTGTTTGTACTACGCTAAATTTTAATTATATGTAATGAATACGTTTCCTAAAATATAAAAGCCTAAAAATCAAATTTGATTTTTAGGCTTTTTTTAGTCGGGGTGGCAGGAAGCCTACCCACCTCTTCAAAATGTTATATATCAATCATTTATAAATTTCAAAAACTAGCTGTTAGCCGATTTGTTGACGTAACTATAAATGAACTTAAAATAAATTACTTTACTAACTGGTCTTATAAAGATAAATATTACTTGGTTTTAAAGCAAAACAAATAACTATCTATTTTATGAAAGCACTTGAATACTTCATGATTTTTAGCTCAGTTCTTCTTAAGTTTCTTGAATGAATATAGAAATCTTATGAAAATTCTATATAT
The sequence above is drawn from the Cellulophaga sp. Hel_I_12 genome and encodes:
- a CDS encoding enoyl-ACP reductase; protein product: MAYNLLKGKKGIIFGALDQNSIAWKTAERVHAEGGTFVLTNAPIAMRMGQIDELAKKTGSQIIPADATSQEDLQNLVEKATEILGGKLDFVLHSIGMSVNVRKGKHYTDENYDFTAKGWDVSALSFHKVMQTLYKADAMNEWGSIVALTYMAAQRTFPDYNDMADNKAYLESVARSFGYFFGKEKNVRVNTISQSPTPTTAGQGVKGFDGFISYAEKMSPLGNASAQDCADYTVSLFSDLTKKVTMQNLFHDGGFSNTGVSQEVIDYFTN
- the recN gene encoding DNA repair protein RecN is translated as MLNSLSIQNYALIDHLKVSFTNGFTIITGETGAGKSILLGGLGLVLGNRADLGALRDATTKCIIEANFDVEKYDLKTFFEENDLDYEPKTIIRREILPSGKSRAFINDSPVTLDVLSQLGDSLIDIHSQHQTLQLADNDFQLKVIDALADNSALLLVYGDQLVSYQKSEKSLKKLLAFQENATKEYEYNSHLLKELETAPLKQGVIEELEEQYEQLSNVETIVEQLSKGHQLLNDEQVGVLTAMTELKLASNKLATFGSQFETLNERILSAFLELDDISSELDVLQEKTEANPLLLEEINSKLQLLYNLQKKHGATDIAELIAIRESLSEKVSATENVALDIKKATQELVTKEKDLEAIALKIRENRIKIIPVLQKQLTESLSQLGMPSASFKIEIHPSEIFTNKGKDALLFLFAANKGSSYGDLKKVASGGELSRIMLTIKAILARYEQLPTMMFDEIDTGVSGEISNKMGDIMQAMSTTMQVFSITHLPQVAAKGASHFKVFKEEEGMITNTKMKKLSSDERIIELAEMLGGKNISDSAVAHAKQLLG